AAAGTTGCCATGGAAATAGCCGATATTCCCCTCTGCATCTGCAAAAACGGTATTGTTGGAAGAATTGGTCCGGATATTCATCATCTCCTTAAACTCCCCAAAATTGGCCAGCTTGGTTCGGGAATAACTTTGGATAAGTGCATTTACAGGGTCCCAATTGATTTTGGTAGCAACCCATCCATTCTCATTTTTATGGGTAATTGGACCATGGTGAGTTCGATAAATGGTAAAGGGCTTTGATTTTATACTTCCATCTTCTGCCTTATAGCTCAGTTTGATTTCCTGCGTTTTCACCTCACGCTTTTCTCCTCCATAATTGTAGAGCATCATCCCATCCTCTTCCAAGATTTCCTCTTCAAATTCATCGATAAAATCCACGAAGGTCGAGGTATGAATCCAACCTGTTTTCTCATTAAATCCTTGATAAACAAAAAATTGCCCCCAAGTCACTGCGCCGTACACATTGAGTCCTTCTTCGCTCACGACATGAACTTCCGGTCTGAAATAGAAGGAAGTATGCGGGTTAATCAGCAACATGGCATTGCCGGATTCAGAAAGTGAAGGCGCAATCGCGATCCCATTGGAGCCTTTCGGCTCTTCAAGGATTTGATCCATAGTATCCTTGGCATCGATCAAGGCAAGCGCAGAATCCTGTTCGTAAAATGCCTGCAAGGCCTGAGTAGAAATCCGCTCAATATCTCCCCCGATAGATCCTTCAAAGAAAAACATAGGCATCCAAGGTTCATACTTGGTGATTACCTGAGGAGTCACTTCTGGATGGGTATGCAAATAATAGTTGACTCCATCTGCAAATGCAACGCAGAGTTTTTTCAACCAATCCGGAGCCTTTTCATAGGCAGCTTTGGCCTCCTCTTCGGTCATGTACAAATTCGCTCGGAGGTCCGAATAGATAGCATCCTCCCCTTCGAGCTCTGCTAAGCGACCAATCGCCCAAATGTAATTGCGCTCTACCCGACGAAAGTCATCTTCGCATTGGGCATAGAGCAAACCAAAAACCGCATCTGCATCGGTCTTTCCATAAATATGAGGAACTCCAAAGTCGTCACGGATAATTTCAACTGCTTGAGCTTGAGTTTCCCAACGGGCGAGTTCTTCATTTTGAGGGGCCTCACAAGCCCAAAAACCAATAAGGGCTACGGCAGCCCAGATTCTCTTTAGCATAACATTTGGGTAAGGGTGTAAATACGAAAGTAAGGGAATTTTCCAGTTTCAATTGGGCGGAATTTTTAGCAGTGTTCTTGATACAGATTAGCGGAATATTTTGATTTCAGAAGGTCGATCACCTCTGATGGCACCTGCTTTTGGAGATCGTATGCTCTGGCCAATTCTTCAATTTGATTTACAGCACTTGCTCCAATGACTAGACTGGCAACCGCGCTTTGTTCCAAACCGAATCTTAGTAAAACTGCCAAGGGATCGAAACCCAAGTTTTGAATCCAATTTTTTACTCCTTGAACTTCAAGCTGAGAATAACCCAAATAAGCATCAGCAGGCTTATTTAAAAGTATACCCTTTGCCAATGCCCCACGAACCACGACTCGAGTAGAATGTTCTTTCAAAAATGGAAAGACAAATTCCTCAGCTCGGCGATCCAATGGCGAATATTGAAGCATCAATGTTGCCGGAGGATAGTCGGTCACCACCTTGCGGATTACGTTGGGACGAATCGAAGAAATTCCAAAATGCTTAATTTTTCCCTGTGATTTTAAAATTTCCATCGTTTCAAAAACTTCATCCCAAGGGTCTTCAATAGTCCCTCCATGCAGCTGATAGAGGTCAATCACCTCGATATTCAACCTCCTCAAACTTTCCTCCACGGCTTTCAGCAAATAGTCCTTGCGAGGATTCCAAGACCAAGATTTTTCGTCGGATTGCCACTCATTTCCACCTTTGGTTGCAATCGTGACTTTATTTCTGAGGCTTGGTAAAATTTTTCCAACAAGCCCCTCATTCCAACCCATTTGATAGAGATCGGCAGTGTCCCAATAGGTCATCCCTGCTTCTATTGCAGCATGTAAAATGGACAAGGCAGACTTCTCTTCTTTTGGCAAAGACATACACCCCAAACCTATCCGACTGAGCTCCAATGAGTTTTGAATTTTGATTTGATCCATTGCCTGCAGTTTTATTTATGGCTTTTTTACTAAAAAAAGAATGGAAAACTTCTTGGCTTAATTTTAAAAACAAAGGGGGGAAATCCTATCAGAATGGCTATTTTTGGGGCGCTTAAACCTAAACCAATGAAAAAAATTGCTGTTTTCACTTCGGGTGGAGACTCTCCAGGAATGAACGCTTGCATTCGGGCTGCAGTCCGAACTGGAATATATAAGGGACTTGACGTTTTTGGAATTTACAGAGGCTATGAAGGAATGATCGAAGGAGACATCAAGCGCCTTCATTCTCATTCTGTGAGTAATATTATTCAGCGAGGCGGAACCGTGTTGAAGTCCGCACGATCTATGGAGTTTAAAACTCCAGAAGGAAGAAAAAAGGCATTCGAAAATCTCAGCGCACATGGAATCGAGGGCCTCGTAGCTATCGGTGGTGACGGCACCTTTACCGGAGCCAAGGTTTTTTATGAGGAATTTGGAATACCTACAGTAGGCTGCCCTGGCACCATTGATAATGATATCTACGGAACAGATTATACCATTGGCTTTGATACGGCGGTAAATACCGCATTGGAAGCTATTGACAAAATCAGAGATACAGCCGCCGCACACGATCGGATTTTCTTTATTGAAGTAATGGGAAGAGATGCAGGATTTATTGCAGTCGAATCAGGTATCGGTGGAGGTGCAGAATTTGTGATGGTTCCAGAAACGCAAACCGATTTGGATGCCGTAGTCAAATCCCTCAAAAAACTCCGAAAAACGAAAACCTCCAGTATTATCGTAGTGGCTGAAGGGGATGATTTGGGAAGTGCCGATGTAATCATGAAATTGGTCAAGGAGAAAATCCAAGATCCAAGCAAGGAATTTAAAGTAACTACCTTAGGTCATATTCAGCGTGGCGGAAATCCTACTGCTCGAGACCGTGTTTTGGGAAGCCGATGTGGAATGGCTGCTGTAGAAGGATTACTTTCCGGCAAAACCAACTGCATGGCGGGAATCATGAATGAGCAGGTAGTCTACACTCCTTTTGCTGACTGCATTGGTCTACCGAAACCACTAAATCCTGACCATTTAGCGTTAATCGATATTTTAAGTATTTGATATGGGATACATTCCGTTGTTTCTTACCGTGGGAGGTGCTTGCCTGTTATTTTTTATGACAGTCAGCAATACCCTCAAAAGAAAACTACAGGCTCAGGCAGCGCTTTGGGAAAAATTGGCGACCCTCAATCCTGAGTTGTCCAATAGCCTCGGCTCCTCCCCCAACTTGGATACGATGATTCAGGATTGGAAAAAATCAGAATCGACAACTGCCTTTACTGAAGAAAGCTTAAAGGTGATTCGAGAACTCAAAATCAACCGAATCCAATACAATGAATTGATCAAAAAAGCCCCTTACAACTGGGTGGCCGCATTTGGTGGATTCAAGGCTATTTGAGCTGAAATAAAATCAATGATCTGGTTGAATTGATCCGGGTGAAACCATTGGATTTCAGGATCTTTTCTAAACCAGGTCATTTGTCTTTTTGCGTAGCGTCTTGAGTTGCGTTTCAATAGTCGGATAGCCTCTACCCGATCATACACTCCCTCCATAAAATCAAAAATCTCGGTATACCCAACTGTCTGCAAAGCGTTCAGATTTCGGTATGGAAAAAGCGATTCTGCTTCCTCAAATAATCCCTTTTCGATCATTTGATCCATTCGATCATCAATTCGCTGATAGAGTTCTTCCCGATCTCGATCCAGTCCAATTTTGATCGAAACAAACGGTCTTTCAACTTTCTTTTTTTGGCGAAAATTACTGTAGGGCTGCTGAGTACCTAAGCAGACTTCTAGTGCACGCATGAGACGTTGGGGATTTTGTCGATCTACCTGGTCAAAATAGATCGGATCATGAATCGAAACCTGATTTTGAAGCCATTCTAAGCCATTTTGTTGATATAGACGAATTACTTCTTCCCGGATTTCCGGGGAAATATCTGGTATGGAATCCATGCCTTGGGTAATAATATCCGCATACATTCCCGATCCTCCAGTCAATAGCACCATGTTTGACTTTTGATATAGCTTATCCAGAATGGCTAAGACATCCGATTCATACTGCTTGACATCATACTCCTCAAAAATAGAATGGGAATCAATCAAATGATGAGGCACTTGATCGAGCTCTTCGTGGCTTGGTTTAGCCGTCCCCAAATTCATCTCTCTGTAAAACTGTCTACTATCGCAGGAGATAATTTCTGAATTGAATTTTTTAGCTAGTTTTAAGCACAATTCGGTTTTACCAACTGCAGTTGGACCGACTATTACCAGCAAGTACTTCTGATTCCTCAAATTAGTTTAGGTTTATCCCCGCTCGAAAGTCCAAATTTAAGCCATGGAAAGCAAAAGAATCCTGATCGTAGACGACAATGATCTTAACAGGAAGCTTTTCGAGAATTTGTTGAGCCAATTTTACCACATTGATACCGCTAAAAACGGGCTAGAAGCATTGGGAAAATTGGAGGAAGATTTCTTTGACTTGGTATTGATGGATATTCAGATGCCTACTTTGGACGGCATATCTGCTATGAAGCGAATCCGGAACGGTGAAAAATCGGAAACTAAAATCCTTGCCATTACGGCTTTTGCAGACGAATCCGAGCGCGAAAACTTCCTAACCATGGGCTTTGATGAATTCCTCACCAAGCCCATCCGTCCGAGAGAGTTTCTACAGACTATCAAAGGAGTAATCAGCTCCACTCCTTTTACTCTTGAAAAGGAAAAAGATTCTCCTGAAAATCAAATTGAAATATTGAACCGAAAAACAATTTTTCAATTGATGAAATATAATTCCCGAGAGGCAATGGAGGCGGTTTTTCAAGACTTCATTGCGGATTGTGATTCAGTCATCGCTACTGGAAAAAATTTGGATAACTTGGAAAAATTAGACGATTTCGCTTTGGAAATCCATAGTTTGAAAGGAAATTCAGGTACTTTAGGTGCCGAGAAAATTTACGAGGTAGCCAAGGAGTCGGAAGGCTTCGCGAGGAAGAATATGAAGATCGAACTTCAGGAAAGTTTAAAATCTTTAGAATTTTCAATTATTGAGTTTAAAAAACATCTTTTAGAATTTAATTTCGAACAATGAATAGTGTTAAAAGAATTTTGGTGGGCGAGGACAGCTCAATTATTATCAATCTTACCAAGAACGTCCTAGCCTTTGAAAAGTATGAGATGAAAGCGGCCAAAAATGGGAAGCAAGTGCTCGAGCTTTTGGAAAAAGAACATTTTGATTTGATCCTTATGGATATTGGGATGCCAGTGATGGATGGATTAGAATGTACTCGTTTGATTAGAAATCATGCGGATTCAGCAAAAAGCAAACTTCCGATTATTGCTATTTCGGGAAACGCCAATAACTACACGCCAGAAGAGTTTAGAAAATTTGGTTTCGATGACTTTATCCAAAAGCCATTGGATTATGACAAACTTTTAGCTACTGTCAAAAAACACCTTAGCTGAAATTATGGCCCTGAAATACACGAAACATTTTCTGGATAAGCTTGAAAATCTCTTTGCTTCCTCAGAGTATGTTTTACGGTATGAAAAAGGAAATTTTAAATCTGGCTATTGTGTCTTAAAGGAAACCAGGATTGTCATCGTCAACAAATATTTTCCCCTAGAAGGAAAGATTAATGCCTTGGTGGATATCCT
Above is a window of Algoriphagus sanaruensis DNA encoding:
- a CDS encoding response regulator, whose amino-acid sequence is MESKRILIVDDNDLNRKLFENLLSQFYHIDTAKNGLEALGKLEEDFFDLVLMDIQMPTLDGISAMKRIRNGEKSETKILAITAFADESERENFLTMGFDEFLTKPIRPREFLQTIKGVISSTPFTLEKEKDSPENQIEILNRKTIFQLMKYNSREAMEAVFQDFIADCDSVIATGKNLDNLEKLDDFALEIHSLKGNSGTLGAEKIYEVAKESEGFARKNMKIELQESLKSLEFSIIEFKKHLLEFNFEQ
- a CDS encoding penicillin acylase family protein — translated: MLKRIWAAVALIGFWACEAPQNEELARWETQAQAVEIIRDDFGVPHIYGKTDADAVFGLLYAQCEDDFRRVERNYIWAIGRLAELEGEDAIYSDLRANLYMTEEEAKAAYEKAPDWLKKLCVAFADGVNYYLHTHPEVTPQVITKYEPWMPMFFFEGSIGGDIERISTQALQAFYEQDSALALIDAKDTMDQILEEPKGSNGIAIAPSLSESGNAMLLINPHTSFYFRPEVHVVSEEGLNVYGAVTWGQFFVYQGFNEKTGWIHTSTFVDFIDEFEEEILEEDGMMLYNYGGEKREVKTQEIKLSYKAEDGSIKSKPFTIYRTHHGPITHKNENGWVATKINWDPVNALIQSYSRTKLANFGEFKEMMNIRTNSSNNTVFADAEGNIGYFHGNFIPKRNPEFDFSKPVDGSNPATDWQGLHTVDESIVILNPGTGWIQNCNSTPFTAAGEFSPKAENYPFYMAPDAENFRGVHAVKVLSELDGKLSLDSFLTLAYDPHLPAFQFLLPELLSAYTSSTGEGKVNQALEILKQWDLKTSKESVAMSLAHFYGENYQRKFRSMNRFINEMPNAKKPNPTEIQEVFEATLDQMNTDFGTWNTPWGEINRFQRLSGAIDAGFDDEQAYIPVGLASGNWGALAAYGARATESTKRLYGYRGNSFVAVVEFGEKVKAKTILAGGQSSDPNSPHFFDQAQRYADANFKDVAFYKEDVLKRAQKTYHPGVN
- the miaA gene encoding tRNA (adenosine(37)-N6)-dimethylallyltransferase MiaA; this encodes MRNQKYLLVIVGPTAVGKTELCLKLAKKFNSEIISCDSRQFYREMNLGTAKPSHEELDQVPHHLIDSHSIFEEYDVKQYESDVLAILDKLYQKSNMVLLTGGSGMYADIITQGMDSIPDISPEIREEVIRLYQQNGLEWLQNQVSIHDPIYFDQVDRQNPQRLMRALEVCLGTQQPYSNFRQKKKVERPFVSIKIGLDRDREELYQRIDDRMDQMIEKGLFEEAESLFPYRNLNALQTVGYTEIFDFMEGVYDRVEAIRLLKRNSRRYAKRQMTWFRKDPEIQWFHPDQFNQIIDFISAQIALNPPNAATQL
- a CDS encoding response regulator encodes the protein MNSVKRILVGEDSSIIINLTKNVLAFEKYEMKAAKNGKQVLELLEKEHFDLILMDIGMPVMDGLECTRLIRNHADSAKSKLPIIAISGNANNYTPEEFRKFGFDDFIQKPLDYDKLLATVKKHLS
- the pfkA gene encoding 6-phosphofructokinase, which translates into the protein MKKIAVFTSGGDSPGMNACIRAAVRTGIYKGLDVFGIYRGYEGMIEGDIKRLHSHSVSNIIQRGGTVLKSARSMEFKTPEGRKKAFENLSAHGIEGLVAIGGDGTFTGAKVFYEEFGIPTVGCPGTIDNDIYGTDYTIGFDTAVNTALEAIDKIRDTAAAHDRIFFIEVMGRDAGFIAVESGIGGGAEFVMVPETQTDLDAVVKSLKKLRKTKTSSIIVVAEGDDLGSADVIMKLVKEKIQDPSKEFKVTTLGHIQRGGNPTARDRVLGSRCGMAAVEGLLSGKTNCMAGIMNEQVVYTPFADCIGLPKPLNPDHLALIDILSI
- a CDS encoding aldo/keto reductase, with product MDQIKIQNSLELSRIGLGCMSLPKEEKSALSILHAAIEAGMTYWDTADLYQMGWNEGLVGKILPSLRNKVTIATKGGNEWQSDEKSWSWNPRKDYLLKAVEESLRRLNIEVIDLYQLHGGTIEDPWDEVFETMEILKSQGKIKHFGISSIRPNVIRKVVTDYPPATLMLQYSPLDRRAEEFVFPFLKEHSTRVVVRGALAKGILLNKPADAYLGYSQLEVQGVKNWIQNLGFDPLAVLLRFGLEQSAVASLVIGASAVNQIEELARAYDLQKQVPSEVIDLLKSKYSANLYQEHC